From one Anabas testudineus chromosome 18, fAnaTes1.2, whole genome shotgun sequence genomic stretch:
- the LOC113168215 gene encoding uncharacterized protein LOC113168215 isoform X1, giving the protein MELETVVSLSRTELLREVIIEKLTVAAQQIFAVVERTVAAYEEEASGFRKEIERHRRQLEVVLQPEIKVEITDDQLFPVCELGQAEAPEGGRERDGAEEQHKYEPSVGFICYAEEQMTEDEGDEEVEESSEQPALIPTQDQEHHTELLYETASKFGSTLPAHSQNLSTPSVQAGGSAGRLRIIEPQNHVDLKIRILEDYQIQVLSTSVFKKYPAHQLQCPCGLQEADFLNLLRSTFPQLAADQPFDTFITDKSKKLQPLKVKTLTPEEITGFIRSSGAGHSSLYIRLKELEEPRATDEELDPSQRKEAAADPPDETRPHTGVQPLKKKRRFRRQKETQTQIKLKIRVLEDSQIKKLTSNEFKKYPGHWLQCPRGLQEADFLHLLRSTFPQLASDQPFDIFVTDKSRILQPLKVNTLTPEEIYAGIRSSGSGQSSLYIRLKELEEPRATDDVLDPSQRKEAAADPPDETRPHTGFLSLRVLPLTKKRLSCQNQTRTHVNLKIRFLEDCRIERLAFSAFKNYPGHWLQCPRGLQEADFLHLLRSTFPQLAADRRFDILVTDKSRILQPLKLNTLTPEEIYAGIRSSGAGHSSLYIRLKELEEPRATDDVLDPSQRKEAAADPPDETRPHTGYLSPRVLLLKKKRLSCQNQTRTHVNLKIRFLEDCRIKKLAFSAFKTYPCHWLKCPRGLQEADFLYLLRSTFPQLASDQPFDIFVTDKSRILQPLKVNTLTPEEIYAGIRSSGAGNSSLYIRLKELEELRATDEEFDPAQRKETSSDSPDETTPDMGLSSPRVYQTEPQTHIEIRVLEDSQIDALDLSVFQKYSAKELRFPCGLQEADFLNQLRSTFPQLAADKCFDVFTTDQSRKLQPLKVNALTPEELYRTIRTTGNSDLYIRLKKKDADDKDSQSTADQTTHGSRVQSDKRKPGRPPRFESQGYIDINIRLLDNLPTGALAGRGLRKYPVQQLQCPCGLKEAGFMDLLRSTFPQLAADFEILVLNKARKLIPLEVNEVTPEEIYRIMRTHGLSAVYVKLKDQEEAQASAEDPAKYSPSTSDEARLHSSISVQKEVDSTDDVSINSQLDTETEEAKGNDEESASLWSMFLSKSETDEAEENDGDHDWKPDKSDSYLRNGESEETTKKRRVKHSDVKTNRRKRIQLTDDSNAPLSCKVCRVLHKSTNKLIKHAWSHVYNPERRCGVCGEGSESAEELRSHLQGHLKTHSCSICGKSFLSTSGLKGHVARHKAETPYKCKTCHKAFTEKSALNNHKELHTQSHADEKLYSCSTCRKSFRRFETLSQHMASQSCLRQGGERTYVCEICNRHFYTNKKLQAHMSSHTSERQYTCRICNKQFPGKTHLVVHMRVHTG; this is encoded by the exons ATGGAGCTGGAGACAGTCGTCAGTCTCTCCAGAACCGAGCTCCTGAGAGAGGTGATCATCGAGAAACTGACCGTCGCCGCGCAGCAGATCTTCGCGGTGGTCGAAAGAACCGTCGCCGCGTACGAAGAGGAGGCTTCGGGCTTCAGGAAGGAGATCGAGCGGCACAGGAGGCAGCTGGAGGTGGTTCTTCAGCCTGAGATCAAAGTAGAGATAACAG ACGATCAGCTGTTTCCCGTCTGTGAGCTTGGACAAGCGGAGGCACCTGAAGGAGGACGTGAACGTGATGGAGCTGAAGAGCAGCACAAATATGAGCCGA GTGTGGGTTTTATCTGTTACGCTGAGGAACAGATGACGGAAGATGAGGGAgatgaagaggtggaggagtcCTCAGAGCAACCAGCACTGATCCCCACACAGGATCAGGAACaccacacagagctgctttaTGAAACGGCTTCAAAGTTCGGATCCACGCTCCCAGCACATAgccaaaa CTTGTCGACTCCCTCAGTCCAGGCTGGGGGGAGTGCTGGCAGACTTCGGATCATTGAACCACAAAACCATGTAGATCTCAAGATCCGCATCCTGGAGGACTATCAGATTCAAGTCCTCTCAACCAGCG TGTTTAAGAAGTACCCTGCTCATCAGCTGCAGTGTCCTTGTGGCCTGCAGGAGGCAGACTTCCTGAATCTGTTGAGGTCCACCTTTCCTCAGCTGGCTGCTGATCAACCTTTTGACACTTTCATCACTGATAAGAGCAAAAAACTGCAGCCTCTAAAAGTAAAGACGCTGACACCAGAGGAGATCACCGGTTTCATCAGGTCCTCGGGAGCAGGCCATTCGTCCCTCTACATCCGACTGAAG GAACTAGAGGAGCCACGAGCCACTGATGAAGAGTTGGATCcatcacagagaaaagaagctgctgctgatccTCCAGATGAAACCAGACCACACACAGG AGTTCAGcctctgaagaagaagaggcgTTTCAGACgtcagaaagagacacagaccCAAATAAAACTCAAGATCCGGGTTCTGGAGGACTCACAGATTAAAAAGCTCACTTCCAATG AGTTTAAGAAGTACCCCGGTCATTGGCTGCAGTGTCCTCGTGGCCTGCAGGAGGCAGACTTCCTGCACCTGCTGAGGTCCACCTTTCCTCAGTTGGCCTCTGATCAACCTTTTGACATCTTCGTCACTGATAAGAGCAGAATACTGCAGCCTCTGAAAGTAAATACGCTGACACCAGAAGAGATCTACGCAGGCATCAGGTCCTCAGGATCAGGACAGTCATCCCTCTACATCAGACTGAAG GAACTAGAGGAGCCCCGAGCCACTGATGACGTGTTGGATCcatcacagagaaaagaagctgctgctgatccTCCAGATGAAACCAGACCACACACAGG GTTCTTGTCGCTCAGAGTTCTGCCTCTGACGAAGAAGCGTTTAAGTTGTCAGAATCAGACACGGACCCACGTAAACCTCAAGATCCGGTTCCTAGAGGACTGCAGGATTGAAAGGCTCGCTTTCAGTg CTTTTAAGAACTACCCCGGTCACTGGCTGCAGTGTCCTCGTGGCCTGCAGGAGGCAGACTTCCTGCACCTGCTGAGGTCCACCTTTCCTCAGCTGGCCGCTGATAGACGTTTTGATATCCTCGTCACTGATAAAAGCAGAATACTGCAGCCTCTGAAATTAAATACGCTGACACCAGAAGAGATCTACGCAGGCATCAGGTCCTCAGGAGCAGGCCATTCGTCCCTCTACATCCGACTGAAG GAACTAGAGGAGCCCCGAGCCACTGATGACGTGTTGGATCcatcacagagaaaagaagctgctgctgatccTCCAGATGAAACCAGACCACACACAGG GTACTTGTCGCCCAGAGTTCTGCTTCTGAAGAAGAAGCGTTTAAGTTGTCAGAATCAGACACGGACCCACGTAAACCTCAAGATCCGGTTCCTAGAGGACTGCAGGATTAAAAAGCTCGCATTCAGTg cATTTAAGACGTACCCTTGTCACTGGCTCAAGTGTCCTCGTGGCCTGCAGGAGGCAGACTTCCTGTACCTGTTGAGGTCCACCTTTCCTCAGTTGGCCTCTGATCAACCTTTTGACATCTTTGTCACTGATAAGAGCAGAATACTGCAGCCTCTGAAAGTAAATACGCTGACACCAGAAGAGATCTACGCGGGCATCAGGTCCTCAGGAGCAGGCAATTCGTCCCTCTACATCCGACTGAAG GAACTAGAGGAGCTCCGAGCCACTGATGAAGAGTTTGATccagcacagagaaaagaaacatctTCTGATTCTCCAGATGAAACCACACCTGACATGGG GTTATCGTCACCCAGAGTTTATCAGACTGAGCCACAGACCCACATAGAAATCCGGGTCCTGGAGGACTCGCAGATTGATGCTCTCGATCTCAGCG tgtttcagaaaTATTCAGCGAAGGAGCTGCGGTTTCCTTGCGGTCTGCAGGAGGCAGACTTCCTGAACCAACTGAGGTCCACCTTTCCTCAGCTGGCTGCTGATAAATGTTTTGACGTCTTCACAACTGATCAGAGCAGAAAACTGCAGCCTTTGAAAGTCAACGCACTGACACCAGAGGAGCTCTACAGGACCATCAGGACCACAGGGAACTCTGACCTGTACATCCGACTGAAG aaaaaaGATGCTGATGACAAAGATTCTCAATCCACCGCTGATCAAACCACACATGGCTCAAG AGTTCAGTCTGACAAGAGGAAGCCTGGACGACCTCCACGCTTTGAATCACAAGGGTACATAGATATCAACATCCGGCTCCTGGACAACTTACCAACCGGTGCGCTGGCCGGCAGAG GGTTGAGAAAGTACCcggtgcagcagctgcagtgtcCTTGTGGCCTCAAGGAGGCAGGTTTCATGGACCTGCTGAGGTCCACTTTCCCTCAGCTGGCTGCTGATTTTGAGATCTTGGTATTAAACAAAGCCAGGAAACTAATACCTCTGGAAGTAAATGAAGTGACACCAGAAGAGATCTACAGGATCATGAGAACACACGGGCTTTCTGCTGTGTACGTTAAACTGAAG GATCAAGAGGAAGCTCAGGCCAGTGCAGAAGATCCTGCTAAATATTCTCCTTCAACTTCGGATGAAGCCAGGCTCCACAGTAG CATCTCTGTTCAAAAAGAAGTAGACAGTACGGATGATGTGTCCATCAACTCACAACTAgacactgaaactgaagaagcCAAAGGCAACGATGAAGAGTCAGCCAGTCTCTGGTCTATGTTTCTTTCTAAGAGTGAAACGGATGAAGCTGAGGAGAATGATGGAGACCATGACTGGAAACCAGACAAGAGTGATTCATATCTGAGGAACGGTGAATCGGAGGAGACCACAAAGAAGCGAAGAGTCAAACACTCAGATGTTAAAACAAATAGACGCAAACGGATCCAGTTGACTGACGACAGCAACGCTCCTCTGTCCTGTAAAGTCTGCAGAGTTCTGCACAAATCAACGaacaagctgataaaacacGCCTGGAGTCACGTGTACAATCCAGAGCGGCGTTGTGGAGTCTGTGGAGAAGGTTCAGAGTCTGCAGAGGAGTTGAGGAGCCATCTTCAGGGTCACCTGAAAACCCACAGCTGTAGCATCTGCGGAAAGTCTTTCCTTTCCACGTCCGGGCTGAAGGGACACGTCGCTCGACACAAAGCAGAAACGCCGTACAAATGTAAAACCTGCCACAAAGCATTCACTGAAAAGTCGGCGTTAAATAATCACAAGGAGCTTCACACGCAGAGCCACGCGGACGAGAAGCTGTACAGCTGCAGCACGTGCAGGAAATCTTTTCGCAGATTTGAAACATTATCCCAGCACATGGCGAGTCAGTCCTGTCTGAGGCAAGGCGGAGAAAGAACGTATGTCTGTGAAATCTGCAACAGACATTTTTATACAAACAAGAAGTTACAGGCTCACATGAGCAGTCACACCAGTGAGAGGCAGTACACGTGCAGGATATGCAACAAACAATTCCCAGGCAAGACGCACCTGGTGGTTCACATGAGGGTCCACACTGGGTAG